One part of the Kryptolebias marmoratus isolate JLee-2015 linkage group LG2, ASM164957v2, whole genome shotgun sequence genome encodes these proteins:
- the arhgef12a gene encoding rho guanine nucleotide exchange factor 12 isoform X2 gives MSDTQSSFTDRFNKKAIRTSSILSKDHPPDKKPKSDKTSPPSNEFDPTEALVVQKSGSSSVLAEGKPESCGLVQRCVIIQKDENGFGLTVSGDNPVFVQLVKEDGAAMRAGVQTGDRIIKVNGTLVTHSNHTEVVKLIKSGSYVALTVLGRPPGLPQIPLPEADPETLGISLSSPNSPASERPYSPLNCLSSSLQQWDENGSACNQRADISLKKFSKEQQELQAMKEEYNRNPSPKLLKDIQEATKHIPQLQGQLFKATGTTQEAVSGGDEDNSSIIETDCVAAPKGENSTDLSWSSTPASRMFGPGSPDSQCPKDSSCASPHSTPRNSFNSYHSPEAEDTTDLEPLSPIPVGSPPPSRPGFQIIGAEDDYFDSDQEQTNGQFNSFNSIEQLKSRPAHLAAFLHHVISQFDPAPVLCYLYADLYKQTNSKETRRVFLDFHAFFMDRAANLKVPVPESVSSDLNRRRMELIPEEINRQHVQTLQDSLFPDIQKHLEDFRQKRSMGLTVAEVELTRLDQERVRDRVTLERERSYAENILSKIDDILITTQPTEEEKCTTIQDVIYTYMKHLGVRVKEPRNLEPKRVRISFLPKMKKSMKTDKEGDEKVEKKPRFNFLAPQRRPSRIESASAGKTQDNRPRPQKQISQPTLGTNEQMETGLRGSQSSEGSELTHSLSVSTSSSNSIIHSFDTSRDADIGGTPTSGPSKLLNDSIQSDPLGGLSCPASHLEFYGLDHLQEDDRESDRAHEGTPKAIRRFEGLGAADVQSEDDQGTDSEHDPPNWQQLVGREVLAGLRPHEIKRQEVINELFYTERAHVRMLKVLDHIFYQKLSKDAILPPADIKNIFTNLEEVLQLHVSILEQMTAVRKRNESSVIDQIGDDLLSWFSGGEEEKIKRAVGTFCSNQPFALEIIKTKQKKDSRFTSFIQEAESNRLCRRLQLKDIIPVEMLRLTKYPLLLDNIVKYTDNAKEKAKVKQAADCCRRILSHVNQALKESEDKQKLEDYQRRLDLSSLKQTDNPMILELKNLDLTKKTLIHKGPLSWKVNKDKIIELFTLLLEDVLVLLQKQDERLILKCHSKNLAGAPDTKHIYSPIIKLSTVLVRSVATDNKAFFVLSMSENGPQIYELMAPTVSDQKTWQSLISKRADAIKAKPHSVIPLPQTEERDGVEIISAGASRLSRDPDRTSTGSTQSTDKESSSASRSALQSSPIGSNPFEEVKKDDEEEEEGEEEDGDGFVDPELSYQVAEVDREGDLFDVFPSRAEEALKTLAALKQVLVTQLMSQEAAEQNKRSTGARLLRTTSLRTPTDSRATVMVHNSSEKSSSKTQDLTQDLGSGDTGFFDSPEDYGCLVLEGYGGTGESSTDDDILASTTGKPLSTSQVCAADSGINLRFSSTSQAGSLSTFSRQVLSHLRNLQTNLNYLKEVEAKYNNLISQRPERSITDTDENKDKR, from the exons GTCTGGTCCAGCGATGTGTAATCATCCAGAAAGATGAAAACGGCTTCGGGCTCACGGTCAGCGGTGACAACCCAGTGTTTGTGCAGCTGGTCAAAGAAG ATGGGGCTGCGATGCGGGCAGGTGTTCAGACAGGAGACAGGATCATTAAG GTTAACGGGACCCTTGTTACACATTCTAATCACACTGAAGTTGTGAAACTTATCAAAT cggGCTCTTATGTGGCCCTCACGGTTTTGGGACGCCCTCCAGGACTTCCCCAGATCCCTTTGCCTGAAGCAGATCCCGAGACTTTGGGTATTAGCCTTTCCTCTCCCAACTCTCCAGCGTCAGAACGCCCATACAGTCCTCTGAACTGCCTTTCCTCCTCACTGCAACAATGG GATGAAAACGGCAGCGCCTGCAACCAGAGGGCTGACATCTCGCTGAAGAAGTTCTCAAAAGAacagcaggagctgcag GCCATGAAAGAGGAGTACAACAGGAACCCCTCCCCCAAACTACTGAAAGACATTCAGgaagcaacaaaacacattcCTCAGCTGCAGGGTCAGCTCTTCAAGGCCACTGGGACGACACAG GAGGCTGTTTCAGGTGGGGATGAAGACAATAGTAGCATAATAGAGACAGATTGCGTAGCTGCCCCTAAAGGAGAAAACAGCACAGACCTGTCCTGGAGCAGCACTCCT GCGTCTCGCATGTTTGGACCCGGTTCTCCAGATAGCCAGTGTCCAAAAGACTCCTCCTGTGCAAGCCCACACAGCACCCCCAGGAACAGCTTCAACTCCTACCACTCCCCAGAGGCAGAGGATACCACCGACCTG GAGCCTCTGTCTCCCATCCCAGTTGGCAGTCCCCCGCCTTCTCGCCCCGGCTTTCAAATAATAGGAGCTGAAGACGACTACTTTGATTCAGACCAAGAGCAA ACAAACGGCCAGTTTAACAGCTTTAACAGTATTGAGCAGCTCAAGTCTCGTCCTGCCCACCTCGCAGCATTCCTGCACCATGTCATCTCCCAGTTCGACCCCGCTCCAGTG CTGTGCTACCTCTATGCTGACCTCTATAAGCAAACTAACTCCAAAGAGACCAGACGGGTGTTTTTGGACTTCCACGCCTTCTTTATGGACCGAGCAGCA AATTTAAAAGTTCCTGTTCCTGAATCAGTTTCTTCTGATCTCA acCGACGGCGGATGGAGCTGATCCCAGAGGAAATAAACAGACAGCATGTTCAAACACTGCAGGACTCTCTGTTCCCTGACATTCAGAAACACCTCGAGGACTTCAG GCAAAAACGCAGCATGGGCCTGACGGTGGCTGAAGTTGAGCTGACCAGACTGGATCAAGAGAGAGTCAGAGACCGGGTCACTCTTGAGCGGGAACGCTCGTACGCCGAAAACATCCTCAGCAAAATAGATGACATCCT GATAACTACTCAACctacagaggaagaaaaatg CACTACAATACAGGATGTTATCTATACGTACATGAAGCACCTTGGTGTGAGGGTCAAGGAACCTCGAAATCTGGAACCCAAACGTGTTCGGATCAGCTTTCTTCCTAAGATGAAG AAAAGCATGAAGACAGATAAGGAGGGAGATGAGAAAGTAGAGAAAAAACCCAGATTTAATTTTCTTGCACCTCAGCGTCGGCCCAGCCGCATTGAATCAGCATCAG CGGGTAAAACCCAGGACAATCGCCCCAGGCCACAGAAACAGATCTCTCAGCCCACACTGGGGACAAACGAACAAATGGAAACTGGTCTAAGAGGCAGCCAATCCAGCGAAGGCTCGGAACTCACCCACTCCCTGTCCGTCAGCACCTCGTCTTCAAACAGCATCATCCACAGCTTCGACACAAGCCGAGATGCTGATATCG GTGGGACACCAACATCAGGCCCCTCCAAGCTGCTGAATGACAGCATTCAGTCTGACCCTCTAGGTGGGTTGTCATGTCCTGCTTCGCACTTGGAGTTTTATGGTCTGGACCATCTTCAGGAGGATGACAGAGAAAGTGACAG AGCTCACGAGGGAACACCAAAGGCCATCAGAAG ATTTGAGGGACTGGGTGCTGCTGATGTTCAGAGTGAGGACGATCAGGGTACCGACTCTGAGCACGATCCGCCGAACTGGCAGCAGTTGGTGGGGCGAGAAGTCCTGGCAGGTCTCAGGCCTCACGAGATCAAGAGACAAGAAGTTATCAATG AGCTGTTTTACACGGAGCGTGCGCATGTACGCATGCTCAAGGTTTTGGACCACATTTTCTACCAGAAGCTTTCCAAAGATGCCATCCTTCCTCCTGCTGACATCAAGAACATCTTCACCAACCTGGAGGAGGTCTTACAGCTGCACG TTTCAATTCTTGAGCAAATGACGGCCGTTCGTAAGAGAAACGAGTCGTCAGTAATTGATCAAATAGGAGACGACTTGCTCTCCTGG TTCAGCGgcggggaggaggagaagatcaAGCGAGCAGTGGGGACGTTTTGCAGCAACCAGCCTTTTGCTCTGGAGATCATCAAGACCAAGCAGAAGAAAGACTCCAGGTTTACGTCATTCATTCAG GAGGCAGAGAGTAACAGGCTGTGTCGCCGACTGCAGCTTAAAGACATCATTCCTGTAGAGATGCTGCGGCTCACCAAATATCCGTTGCTGCTGGACAACATTGTCAAGTACACAG ATAACGCCAAGGAGAAGGCTAAAGTAAAGCAGGCGGCAGACTGCTGTAGAAGGATCCTCAGTCATGTTAACCAGGCTTTGAAAGAGTCCGAGGACAAGCAG AAATTAGAAGACTATCAGAGAAGATTGGACCTCTCCTCACTGAAGCAGACAGATAACCCCATGATCCTGGAGCTAAAG AACCTGGATCTAACCAAGAAGACGTTGATTCACAAGGGTCCGCTGTCATGGAAAGTGAACAAAGACAAGATTATTG AGCTGTTCACGCTCCTCTTGGAGGACGTTCTCGTTCTGCTACAGAAACAAGATGAACGTCTAATCCTTAAGTGCCACAGCAAAAACCTGGCAGGCGCCCCAGACACCAAGCATATCTACAGCCCCATCATCAAGCTCAGCACTGTTCTAGTGCGTTCTGTGGCTACAG ACAACAAGGCCTTCTTTGTGCTCTCCATGTCAGAAAACGGTCCCCAGATCTACGAGCTCATGGCGCCCACAGTCTCAGATCAGAAAAC GTGGCAAAGTCTGATCTCCAAGAGAGCTGATGCAATAAAAGCCAAACCTCACAGCGTCATACCATTACCTCAGACTGA GGAGAGAGATGGAGTGGAGATCATATCAGCAGGTGCTTCCAGACTGAGTAGAGACCCGGACCGCACGTCCACCGGCAGCACTCAGTCCACAG ATAAAGAGAGCAGCTCAGCTTCTAGAAGTGCATTGCAGAGTTCGCCGATTGGTAGTAATCCATTTGAAGAGGTGAAGAAAgatgacgaggaggaggaggagggggaggaggaggacggggatGGCTTTGTGGACCCAGAGCTTTCTTATCAAGTGGCTGAAGTCGACAGAGAAGGAGACTTGTTTGATGTGTTTCCCTCGAGAGCAGAGGAAGCACTAAAAACAC TGGCAGCATTGAAGCAGGTTTTAGTGACCCAGCTGATGTCCCAGGAGGCCGCAGAGCAAAACAAACGCTCCACTGGAGCCCGTCTCCTCAGGACCACCTCTCTGCGGACCCCAACAGACAGCCGCGCAACGGTGATGGTCCACAACAGCTCGGAGAAAAGCAGTTCAAAAACACAGGACCTGACCCAGGATCTGGGATCGGGAGACACTGGATTCTTTGACTCACCTGAGGACTACG GATGCTTAGTCCTGGAGGGCTACGGTGGCACCGGGGAGAGCAGCACAGATGATGACATCTTGGCATCAACCACTGGGAAGCCGCTGAGCACCTCACAAGTCTGTGCTGCCGACTCTGGCATCAATTTGCGGTTTTCCTCAACGTCACAGGCCGGCAGCCTCTCCACTTTCAGCAGACAGGTGCTGTCTCACCTTCGAAATCTTCAGACCAACCTCAACTACCTGAAG GAGGTTGAGGCTAAGTACAATAATTTAATAAGCCAAAGGCCAGAGAGGTCAATAACAGACACGGATGAAAACAAAG ATAAGAGATAG
- the arhgef12a gene encoding rho guanine nucleotide exchange factor 12 isoform X1: MSDTQSSFTDRFNKKAIRTSSILSKDHPPDKKPKSDKTSPPSNEFDPTEALVVQKSGSSSVLAEGKPESCGLVQRCVIIQKDENGFGLTVSGDNPVFVQLVKEDGAAMRAGVQTGDRIIKVNGTLVTHSNHTEVVKLIKSGSYVALTVLGRPPGLPQIPLPEADPETLGISLSSPNSPASERPYSPLNCLSSSLQQWDENGSACNQRADISLKKFSKEQQELQAMKEEYNRNPSPKLLKDIQEATKHIPQLQGQLFKATGTTQEAVSGGDEDNSSIIETDCVAAPKGENSTDLSWSSTPASRMFGPGSPDSQCPKDSSCASPHSTPRNSFNSYHSPEAEDTTDLEPLSPIPVGSPPPSRPGFQIIGAEDDYFDSDQEQTNGQFNSFNSIEQLKSRPAHLAAFLHHVISQFDPAPVLCYLYADLYKQTNSKETRRVFLDFHAFFMDRAANLKVPVPESVSSDLNRRRMELIPEEINRQHVQTLQDSLFPDIQKHLEDFRQKRSMGLTVAEVELTRLDQERVRDRVTLERERSYAENILSKIDDILITTQPTEEEKCTTIQDVIYTYMKHLGVRVKEPRNLEPKRVRISFLPKMKKSMKTDKEGDEKVEKKPRFNFLAPQRRPSRIESASAGKTQDNRPRPQKQISQPTLGTNEQMETGLRGSQSSEGSELTHSLSVSTSSSNSIIHSFDTSRDADIGGTPTSGPSKLLNDSIQSDPLGGLSCPASHLEFYGLDHLQEDDRESDRAHEGTPKAIRRFEGLGAADVQSEDDQGTDSEHDPPNWQQLVGREVLAGLRPHEIKRQEVINELFYTERAHVRMLKVLDHIFYQKLSKDAILPPADIKNIFTNLEEVLQLHVSILEQMTAVRKRNESSVIDQIGDDLLSWFSGGEEEKIKRAVGTFCSNQPFALEIIKTKQKKDSRFTSFIQEAESNRLCRRLQLKDIIPVEMLRLTKYPLLLDNIVKYTDNAKEKAKVKQAADCCRRILSHVNQALKESEDKQKLEDYQRRLDLSSLKQTDNPMILELKNLDLTKKTLIHKGPLSWKVNKDKIIELFTLLLEDVLVLLQKQDERLILKCHSKNLAGAPDTKHIYSPIIKLSTVLVRSVATDNKAFFVLSMSENGPQIYELMAPTVSDQKTWQSLISKRADAIKAKPHSVIPLPQTDRERDGVEIISAGASRLSRDPDRTSTGSTQSTDKESSSASRSALQSSPIGSNPFEEVKKDDEEEEEGEEEDGDGFVDPELSYQVAEVDREGDLFDVFPSRAEEALKTLAALKQVLVTQLMSQEAAEQNKRSTGARLLRTTSLRTPTDSRATVMVHNSSEKSSSKTQDLTQDLGSGDTGFFDSPEDYGCLVLEGYGGTGESSTDDDILASTTGKPLSTSQVCAADSGINLRFSSTSQAGSLSTFSRQVLSHLRNLQTNLNYLKEVEAKYNNLISQRPERSITDTDENKDKR; the protein is encoded by the exons GTCTGGTCCAGCGATGTGTAATCATCCAGAAAGATGAAAACGGCTTCGGGCTCACGGTCAGCGGTGACAACCCAGTGTTTGTGCAGCTGGTCAAAGAAG ATGGGGCTGCGATGCGGGCAGGTGTTCAGACAGGAGACAGGATCATTAAG GTTAACGGGACCCTTGTTACACATTCTAATCACACTGAAGTTGTGAAACTTATCAAAT cggGCTCTTATGTGGCCCTCACGGTTTTGGGACGCCCTCCAGGACTTCCCCAGATCCCTTTGCCTGAAGCAGATCCCGAGACTTTGGGTATTAGCCTTTCCTCTCCCAACTCTCCAGCGTCAGAACGCCCATACAGTCCTCTGAACTGCCTTTCCTCCTCACTGCAACAATGG GATGAAAACGGCAGCGCCTGCAACCAGAGGGCTGACATCTCGCTGAAGAAGTTCTCAAAAGAacagcaggagctgcag GCCATGAAAGAGGAGTACAACAGGAACCCCTCCCCCAAACTACTGAAAGACATTCAGgaagcaacaaaacacattcCTCAGCTGCAGGGTCAGCTCTTCAAGGCCACTGGGACGACACAG GAGGCTGTTTCAGGTGGGGATGAAGACAATAGTAGCATAATAGAGACAGATTGCGTAGCTGCCCCTAAAGGAGAAAACAGCACAGACCTGTCCTGGAGCAGCACTCCT GCGTCTCGCATGTTTGGACCCGGTTCTCCAGATAGCCAGTGTCCAAAAGACTCCTCCTGTGCAAGCCCACACAGCACCCCCAGGAACAGCTTCAACTCCTACCACTCCCCAGAGGCAGAGGATACCACCGACCTG GAGCCTCTGTCTCCCATCCCAGTTGGCAGTCCCCCGCCTTCTCGCCCCGGCTTTCAAATAATAGGAGCTGAAGACGACTACTTTGATTCAGACCAAGAGCAA ACAAACGGCCAGTTTAACAGCTTTAACAGTATTGAGCAGCTCAAGTCTCGTCCTGCCCACCTCGCAGCATTCCTGCACCATGTCATCTCCCAGTTCGACCCCGCTCCAGTG CTGTGCTACCTCTATGCTGACCTCTATAAGCAAACTAACTCCAAAGAGACCAGACGGGTGTTTTTGGACTTCCACGCCTTCTTTATGGACCGAGCAGCA AATTTAAAAGTTCCTGTTCCTGAATCAGTTTCTTCTGATCTCA acCGACGGCGGATGGAGCTGATCCCAGAGGAAATAAACAGACAGCATGTTCAAACACTGCAGGACTCTCTGTTCCCTGACATTCAGAAACACCTCGAGGACTTCAG GCAAAAACGCAGCATGGGCCTGACGGTGGCTGAAGTTGAGCTGACCAGACTGGATCAAGAGAGAGTCAGAGACCGGGTCACTCTTGAGCGGGAACGCTCGTACGCCGAAAACATCCTCAGCAAAATAGATGACATCCT GATAACTACTCAACctacagaggaagaaaaatg CACTACAATACAGGATGTTATCTATACGTACATGAAGCACCTTGGTGTGAGGGTCAAGGAACCTCGAAATCTGGAACCCAAACGTGTTCGGATCAGCTTTCTTCCTAAGATGAAG AAAAGCATGAAGACAGATAAGGAGGGAGATGAGAAAGTAGAGAAAAAACCCAGATTTAATTTTCTTGCACCTCAGCGTCGGCCCAGCCGCATTGAATCAGCATCAG CGGGTAAAACCCAGGACAATCGCCCCAGGCCACAGAAACAGATCTCTCAGCCCACACTGGGGACAAACGAACAAATGGAAACTGGTCTAAGAGGCAGCCAATCCAGCGAAGGCTCGGAACTCACCCACTCCCTGTCCGTCAGCACCTCGTCTTCAAACAGCATCATCCACAGCTTCGACACAAGCCGAGATGCTGATATCG GTGGGACACCAACATCAGGCCCCTCCAAGCTGCTGAATGACAGCATTCAGTCTGACCCTCTAGGTGGGTTGTCATGTCCTGCTTCGCACTTGGAGTTTTATGGTCTGGACCATCTTCAGGAGGATGACAGAGAAAGTGACAG AGCTCACGAGGGAACACCAAAGGCCATCAGAAG ATTTGAGGGACTGGGTGCTGCTGATGTTCAGAGTGAGGACGATCAGGGTACCGACTCTGAGCACGATCCGCCGAACTGGCAGCAGTTGGTGGGGCGAGAAGTCCTGGCAGGTCTCAGGCCTCACGAGATCAAGAGACAAGAAGTTATCAATG AGCTGTTTTACACGGAGCGTGCGCATGTACGCATGCTCAAGGTTTTGGACCACATTTTCTACCAGAAGCTTTCCAAAGATGCCATCCTTCCTCCTGCTGACATCAAGAACATCTTCACCAACCTGGAGGAGGTCTTACAGCTGCACG TTTCAATTCTTGAGCAAATGACGGCCGTTCGTAAGAGAAACGAGTCGTCAGTAATTGATCAAATAGGAGACGACTTGCTCTCCTGG TTCAGCGgcggggaggaggagaagatcaAGCGAGCAGTGGGGACGTTTTGCAGCAACCAGCCTTTTGCTCTGGAGATCATCAAGACCAAGCAGAAGAAAGACTCCAGGTTTACGTCATTCATTCAG GAGGCAGAGAGTAACAGGCTGTGTCGCCGACTGCAGCTTAAAGACATCATTCCTGTAGAGATGCTGCGGCTCACCAAATATCCGTTGCTGCTGGACAACATTGTCAAGTACACAG ATAACGCCAAGGAGAAGGCTAAAGTAAAGCAGGCGGCAGACTGCTGTAGAAGGATCCTCAGTCATGTTAACCAGGCTTTGAAAGAGTCCGAGGACAAGCAG AAATTAGAAGACTATCAGAGAAGATTGGACCTCTCCTCACTGAAGCAGACAGATAACCCCATGATCCTGGAGCTAAAG AACCTGGATCTAACCAAGAAGACGTTGATTCACAAGGGTCCGCTGTCATGGAAAGTGAACAAAGACAAGATTATTG AGCTGTTCACGCTCCTCTTGGAGGACGTTCTCGTTCTGCTACAGAAACAAGATGAACGTCTAATCCTTAAGTGCCACAGCAAAAACCTGGCAGGCGCCCCAGACACCAAGCATATCTACAGCCCCATCATCAAGCTCAGCACTGTTCTAGTGCGTTCTGTGGCTACAG ACAACAAGGCCTTCTTTGTGCTCTCCATGTCAGAAAACGGTCCCCAGATCTACGAGCTCATGGCGCCCACAGTCTCAGATCAGAAAAC GTGGCAAAGTCTGATCTCCAAGAGAGCTGATGCAATAAAAGCCAAACCTCACAGCGTCATACCATTACCTCAGACTGA CAGGGAGAGAGATGGAGTGGAGATCATATCAGCAGGTGCTTCCAGACTGAGTAGAGACCCGGACCGCACGTCCACCGGCAGCACTCAGTCCACAG ATAAAGAGAGCAGCTCAGCTTCTAGAAGTGCATTGCAGAGTTCGCCGATTGGTAGTAATCCATTTGAAGAGGTGAAGAAAgatgacgaggaggaggaggagggggaggaggaggacggggatGGCTTTGTGGACCCAGAGCTTTCTTATCAAGTGGCTGAAGTCGACAGAGAAGGAGACTTGTTTGATGTGTTTCCCTCGAGAGCAGAGGAAGCACTAAAAACAC TGGCAGCATTGAAGCAGGTTTTAGTGACCCAGCTGATGTCCCAGGAGGCCGCAGAGCAAAACAAACGCTCCACTGGAGCCCGTCTCCTCAGGACCACCTCTCTGCGGACCCCAACAGACAGCCGCGCAACGGTGATGGTCCACAACAGCTCGGAGAAAAGCAGTTCAAAAACACAGGACCTGACCCAGGATCTGGGATCGGGAGACACTGGATTCTTTGACTCACCTGAGGACTACG GATGCTTAGTCCTGGAGGGCTACGGTGGCACCGGGGAGAGCAGCACAGATGATGACATCTTGGCATCAACCACTGGGAAGCCGCTGAGCACCTCACAAGTCTGTGCTGCCGACTCTGGCATCAATTTGCGGTTTTCCTCAACGTCACAGGCCGGCAGCCTCTCCACTTTCAGCAGACAGGTGCTGTCTCACCTTCGAAATCTTCAGACCAACCTCAACTACCTGAAG GAGGTTGAGGCTAAGTACAATAATTTAATAAGCCAAAGGCCAGAGAGGTCAATAACAGACACGGATGAAAACAAAG ATAAGAGATAG